A genomic segment from Spinacia oleracea cultivar Varoflay chromosome 3, BTI_SOV_V1, whole genome shotgun sequence encodes:
- the LOC110805439 gene encoding uncharacterized protein, whose product MGKCLGLSIKSSYMEARVRAMWRIKGTLEIIDVGKGVFYFRFSTEEDYEKALFGGPWFILDHYLMLTTWKPNFRPSLHNFDKIMVWARFSELPVEYYDKEALFCIAGLVGKPIRVDYATDKITRARYARVCIEVDLDKPLITRVWVGGEWQIITYENLDTLCFECGRIGHVKQNCLNKKHLDQSSPYTKDFSSNDCNNQERGNNGSIEEGLVAPQKLNNHTTQEYGPWTLVTNKKYTKQRIDSYKGRLGGTTSNNSKINDYGKKSNNQQGITRINATISSKNAGDLPSSSSAQSTKQLQWSTNNFMIQNNEENLFSISTSKHIKENSEFQHVAPSSKPLGDDTLAVDALNPCSTPTNKTSNSPKHTAVSIPHSPSSTLSLSSPKKQTPFSSSSSVSHGVRSKAESLMHGDDIANNNHLSTTTSGIREKEGLLQDSGQYPVHTTGGSLGTKVRSNPESISLIADVDMHDQERNNSNVGRTEEQFENPQLSQLQRPSIFLASEKQGFQSGEKPEVTHC is encoded by the coding sequence ATGGGTAAATGTCTAGGACTAAGTATTAAATCGTCTTATATGGAAGCAAGGGTACGAGCTATGTGGAGAATTAAAGGAACTTTAGAAATTATTGATGTAGGGAAAggagttttttattttcgtttttcgACTGAAGAAGACTATGAAAAAGCCTTATTTGGAGGTCCATGGTTCATTTTGGACCACTATCTTATGCTCACTACTTGGAAACCAAATTTTAGACCATCTTTAcataattttgacaaaattatggTTTGGGCTAGATTCTCGGAGTTACCTGTGGAGTATTACGATAAGGAAGCGTTGTTTTGTATTGCGGGATTAGTGGGCAAACCCATTCGAGTGGATTATGCCACAGACAAAATAACTAGGGCCCGATATGCGCGGGTTTGTATTGAGGTTGATTTAGATAAACCACTAATTACAAGAGTTTGGGTCGGTGGAGAGTGGCAGATAATAACTTATGAGAATCTCGATACCTTATGTTTTGAATGTGGTAGAATTGGGCATGTAAAACAGAATTGTTTAAACAAAAAACATTTGGATCAAAGTAGTCCTTATACTAAGGATTTCTCGTCTAATGATTGTAATAATCAGGAACGAGGAAATAATGGTAGTATTGAGGAAGGGTTAGTGGCTCCACAAAAATTAAATAACCATACAACCCAAGAATATGGGCCATGGACTTTAGTTACTAATAAGAAATACACTAAACAACGAATTGACAGTTATAAAGGAAGATTGGGAGGAACTACCTCGAACAATTCGAAAATTAATGACTATGGGAAGAAATCCAACAACCAACAGGGTATTACCAGAATAAATGCTACGATTTCTTCAAAAAATGCAGGTGACTTACCCTCTTCTTCTTCCGCCCAATCAACAAAGCAGCTTCAGTGGTCTACTAATAATTTTATGATTCAGAATAATGAAGAAAATCTATTCTCTATATCAACAAGCAAACATATTAAAGAAAACAGCGAGTTCCAACACGTGGCTCCAAGCTCGAAGCCGTTGGGCGATGATACATTGGCTGTTGATGCTTTAAACCCTTGCTCTACCCCCACAAATAAGACTTCAAATAGTCCAAAGCACACAGCAGTTTCTATTCCCCACTCCCCTTCTTctacactttctctctcttcacctAAAAAACAAACACCTTTTAGCTCTTCTTCTTCTGTTTCTCATGGAGTCCGATCAAAAGCCGAAAGTCTCATGCATGGAGACGACATTGCCAATAATAACCACTTATCAACGACAACCTCAGGAATTAGGGAAAAGGAAGGACTTTTGCAGGATTCCGGTCAATATCCCGTCCATACTACCGGAGGATCCTTGGGAACAAAGGTCCGATCGAACCCTGAATCTATTTCCCTCATCGCCGATGTCGACATGCACGACCAAGAAAGGAACAACAGCAACGTTGGGAGAACTGAGGAGCAGTTTGAAAACCCTCAACTCTCTCAATTACAAAGGCCCTCCATATTCCTTGCCTCTGAGAAACAGGGCTTCCAATCGGGAGAGAAACCCGAAGTCacccattgttag
- the LOC130469733 gene encoding uncharacterized protein encodes MYLTKEEVVGVQIQAKYWNPNLGQRQIFTYLTPIQVEDIPLTGKPQFWKDWEGHWVHHPLDPINPFRKNFSLQRPDLNMKVCMWNVRGACRDLFLSHAKEIIGSHHPDIFIFLETKSDGSRGREEALVSGLHAPSSSGARHKYWRGMQGDLPPPTTPWLVLGDLNEITAQSEKKGGRAFKPAQCTDLVNFMDDAGLVDIGYNGCPYTWTNARQGAALIQERLDRALVNSVWLNSFPFTKVHHLPRTYSDHAPILISLTNPNHSGNYPFRCKEVWLNHPNFHSYFVNNWKPPTEDFLQGRDKFLRTVHSWSYNIFGNLRNQKRNILARINGIQISLSKHYSQFLVNLEARLLEDLNDIYKKERIIWAQKAGINWRKFGDYNTKYFHTLAKIKKAQGKILTLQNNLGDWITDQQSLRNLATTYFVNLFTTTHFSSLLNSSTIGNIGLDDSEKSMFLARVTLDEVRLNLFNMDPTKSPGPDGIQPIFFQRFWSDMNISLSTFCASCFESGKIPAEINYSYIALIPKIQGPSSITEFRPIGLCNTIYKLITKIISSRLKQVLHRIVSPLQSSFIQGRGIEDNVILVKEMAHVFHKAKKRNKIMALKLDISKAYDSLEWDFIRDTLLHFNFPHKTISLIMSCITSSSISILWNGEICDKFYPTRGIRQGDPLSSYIFVLCLDRLSTMIEEQVHLGLWNPIPISKNIKLSHVFYADDVFLFSTASARNLCNIMETLEDFGHRSGLRISMQKSTIIFPNTMHHSIRQEIADPYGLRISTCFGKYLGIDIRPNKLKISNYLQLLDKSTNKVKGWQAKLLNMAGRCTLVKSVLNSFPVYVMQTNILPISIVNKIEKCSRKFLWNKTERNRYMTRISWEKVTNSIDNGGLGIRRLKEWNLSFMAKLGWSILTRPDKLWVQVFKEKYIKKSNFLDCIPNSNQSPLWRDILKGRPILKKGLIINIGNGKSTSLWFHHWIGDGPLYTLKDVKIPDSKAHWYVNRIIRGGKWYLEDIIHLIPNQIKNLILAYPLSTNDKEEDFIRWQYSKNGAFTIKSAYYIQLNGSLRSVDNGQSFWRSIWKIKVPYKYRMLIWNCAHEILPVAQGLNRVIHQISSICSRCLSDQESHIHLFRDCAQSSILWSFIFQRIWNTENFNLSSFYNLQWKQWITFNLLCSMRWKVLFSVAIWHIWISRNNAIFNLQMKHCFSLYNSFFVDWKSTNFILQGKDVKQNQVAGNFAFKWLPPKPDFLKLNVDGAWKSMTEAGGGGVFRRPNGSWFVGFSCKFNVSSPLAAELYALREGLIIAKDLSMDKLEVETDAVQLKLMLEKMDENSYHELSPVLKEVANMLSQNWIITFNHIPRFCNKVAHDLAAHSLVMAVGHKLHYIIPACAKEHYFKEFELTNLDYAEFVRGEAGIGTTGATQVTPAVPTTSSAAQIVFGSIVTDIKQAADIARGKQQFAQDKGKGKMFEPFVVGGSTVSNPIEIVELEDGEVANN; translated from the exons ATGTATCTCACCAAGGAGGAAGTGGTGGGTGTtcaaattcaagcgaaatattGGAATCCAAATTTGGGTCAGAGACAGATCTTCACCTATCTCACTCCAATTCAGGTGGAGGACATTCCTCTAACAGGGAAACCCCAATTTTGGAAGGATTGGGAGGGTCATTGGGTTCACCATCCATTGGACCCGATTAACCCGTTTCGTAAGAACTTTTCTCTTCAACGTCCAGATTTAAATATGAAGGTTTGCATGTGGAACGTTCGAGGAGCATGCAGAGATTTGTTCTTATCTCATGCAAAGGAGATCATTGGCTCTCATCATCCTGATATTTTCATTTTCCTGGAAACAAAATCGGATGGATCAAGAGGTAGGGAG GAGGCGTTGGTCTCTGGTTTGCATGCTCCTAGTTCTTCAGGGGCAAGGCATAAATATTGGCGAGGCATGCAAGGTGATCTCCCACCACCTACCACTCCGTGGTTGGTTCTTGGCGATTTAAATGAAATCACTGCTCAATCCGAAAAGAAGGGAGGGAGAGCCTTTAAACCAGCTCAATGCACCGATCTAGTAAACTTCATGGATGACGCAGGACTAGTGGATATTGGGTACAATGGATGCCCTTACACTTGGACAAACGCACGTCAAGGAGCTGCTCTAATTCAGGAAAGACTCGATCGTGCCTTGGTGAATTCGGTATGGCTAAACTCCTTTCCTTTTACTAAAGTTCACCATTTACCTCGTACTTATTCTGATCATGCCCCTATTTTAATAAGTTTAACAAACCCTAATCATTCTGGAAATTATCCTTTTAGATGTAAAGAAGTTTGGTTAAATCATCCCAATTTTCATTCTTATTTTGTTAATAATTGGAAACCTCCTACAGAGGATTTTCTCCAAGGAAGGGATAAATTTCTTCGTACTGTGCATTCCTGGAGCTATAATATTTTTGGTAATTTAAGAAATCAAAAGAGAAACATTTTAGCTAGAATAAATGGAATTCAAATTTCGCTAAGTAAACATTACTCTCAATTTTTGGTAAATCTGGAGGCTAGACTTCTTGAAGATCTTaatgatatttataaaaaagaaagaattaTTTGGGCTCAAAAAGCTGGAATTAATTGGAGAAAGTTTGGTGATTATAACACTAAATACTTCCatacattagcaaaaattaagaaAGCGCAAGGTAAGATTCTCACCTTACAAAATAATTTAGGGGATTGGATTACAGATCAACAATCTCTAAGGAATTTAGCAACAACTTACTTCGTCAATTTATTTACCACTACTCACTTTTCGAGTCTGTTAAACAGTAGTACTATTGGTAATATAGGATTAGATGACTCTGAAAAATCTATGTTTTTGGCTAGGGTTACATTGGATGAGGTCCGTTTAAATCTTTTTAATATGGACCCTACTAAATCCCCGGGTCCAGATGGAATTCAACCGATTTTCTTTCAAAGATTTTGGAGTGATATGAACATTTCACTGTCCACTTTTTGTGCTTCCTGCTTTGAAAGTGGGAAAATCCCGGCTGAAATTAATTATTCTTACATTGCCTTAATTCCTAAAATTCAAGGGCCTTCAAGCATCACAGAATTTAGACCCATTGGGTTATGCAACACTATTTACAAGCTAATAACTAAAATTATCTCCTCAAGATTAAAACAAGTGCTTCATCGGATTGTTAGTCCGTTACAATCTAGCTTCATTCAAGGTAGGGGAATAGAGGACAACGTTATCCTTGTTAAAGAAATGGCACATGTTTTTCATAAAGCAAAAAAGAGAAATAAAATAATGGCGTTGAAATTGGATATCTCTAAGGCATATGATAGTCTAGAATGGGATTTTATAAGAGACACATTATTACATTTCAACTTCCCTCACAAAACTATATCTCTTATTATGTCTTGTATTACGTCTTCGTCTATTTCTATTCTCTGGAACGGAGAAATTTGTGACAAATTCTATCCAACTAGGGGGATTAGACAAGGGGATCCTTTATCCTCTTACATCTTTGTGTTATGTTTAGATAGGCTTTCTACTATGATAGAAGAGCAAGTTCATTTAGGTTTGTGGAACCCGATTCCTATTTCAAAAAATATTAAACTTTCGCATGTTTTTTATGCGGATGATGTTTTTTTATTTAGCACAGCCTCTGCTCGGAACTTGTGTAATATTATGGAAACTCTAGAGGACTTTGGACACAGGTCAGGTCTAAGGATTAGTATGCAAAAATCTACCATCATCTTCCCTAATACGATGCATCATTCAATTAGACAAGAGATAGCTGATCCCTATGGCCTCAGAATTTCAACTTGTTTTGGGAAATACTTAGGTATTGACATTAGACCAAATAAACTAAAGATTAGTAATTACCTTCAGCTTCTTGATAAATCTACTAACAAGGTTAAAGGTTGGCAGGCTAAGCTTTTAAATATGGCAGGTAGATGTACCTTGGTTAAATCTGTGTTAAATTCCTTTCCGGTTTATGTTATGCAGACTAATATTTTGCCTATTTCTATAGTAAACAAAATAGAAAAATGTAGTCGCAAATTTCTTTGGAATAAAACTGAAAGAAATAGGTACATGACTAGGATCTCTTGGGAAAAGGTTACTAATTCCATTGATAATGGAGGATTGGGAATACGTAGGTTAAAGGAATGGAACCTTTCTTTTATGGCAAAATTAGGTTGGTCTATCTTGACTCGTCCAGACAAACTTTGGGTTCAagtttttaaagaaaaatatattaaaaaatccAATTTTTTGGATTGTATCCCAAATAGTAATCAATCACCATTATGGAGAGACATTCTTAAAGGCCGACCGATTCTGAAAAAAggtttaattattaatataggAAATGGGAAGTCAACCTCCTTATGGTTTCATCACTGGATTGGGGACGGTCCTTTGTATACTCTTAAAGACGTTAAAATTCCAGATTCTAAAGCCCATTGGTACGTTAATAGAATTATTAGAGGAGGAAAATGGTATTTGGAGGATATTATTCATTTAATCCCTAATCAAATCAAAAATCTTATTCTAGCTTATCCTTTAAGTACAAATGATAAAGAGGAGGACTTTATTAGATGGCAATATTCTAAAAATGGAGCTTTCACCATTAAATCTGCGTACTATATTCAACTTAATGGCTCTTTACGCTCAGTAGATAATGGTCAATCTTTCTGGAGGTCTATTTGGAAGATAAAAGTTCCCTACAAATACAGAATGTTGATTTGGAATTGTGCTCATGAGATTCTTCCTGTAGCCCAAGGTTTAAATCGAGTTATTCATCAGATTAGCTCTATTTGTTCAAGATGTCTCTCAGATCAAGAATCTCATATCCATTTATTCAGAGACTGTGCTCAATCAAGCATTCTATGGTCTTTCATTTTTCAGAGGATTTGGAATACTGAAAATTTTAATCTCAGTTCTTTTTACAATCTTCAATGGAAACAATGGATCACGTTTAATCTTTTATGTTCTATGAGATGGAAAGTCCTTTTTTCTGTTGCCATTTGGCATATTTGGATTTCTAGAAATAACGCTATTTTCAATCTCCAAATGAAGCATTGCTTTTCATTGTATAATTCCTTTTTTGTGGACTGGAAAAGTACTAATTTCATTTTGCAGGGTAAGGATGTGAAACAGAATCAGGTAGCTGGAAATTTTGCTTTCAAATGGCTCCCACCAAaaccagatttcttgaagctCAACGTGGACGGAGCATGGAAATCCATGACTGAAGCAGGAGGAGGGGGAGTTTTCAGAAGGCCTAATGGCTCATGGTTCGTAGGCTTCTCATGTAAATTCAACGTGAGCTCTCCTCTAGCTGCAGAACTGTATGCGCTCAGAGAAGGTTTAATCATTGCAAAGGATCTTAGCATGGACAAATTGGAGGTGGAAACAGATGCTGTCCAACTCAAGTTAATGTTGGAGAAAATGGATGAGAATAGTTATCATGAGCTCAGCCCTGTCCTGAAGGAAGTGGCTAATATGTTAAGTCAGAACTGGATCATTACTTTCAATCACATTCCTCGTTTCTGCAACAAAGTAGCTCATGATCTTGCAGCACATTCTTTGGTGATGGCTGTTGGTCACAAACTACACTACATTATACCAGCTTGTGCAAAGGAGCACTATTTTAAAGAATTTGAATTGACTAATCTGGATTACGCAGAGTTTGTAAGAGGAGAAGCTGGGATAGGAACCACTGGTGCAACCCAAGTAACCCCTGCAGTTCCAACAACTTCTTCAGCAGCACAAATTGTGTTTGGTTCAATTGTTACAGATATCAAGCAAGCAGCAGATATTGCACGTGGGAAACAACAGTTCGCACAGGATAAAGGAAAGGGTAAAATGTTCGAACCTTTTGTTGTTGGTGGCTCAACAGTTTCTAATCCCATAGAAATTGTTGAGCTAGAAGATGGTGAGGTAGCCAACAATTAA